The proteins below come from a single Chryseobacterium capnotolerans genomic window:
- a CDS encoding bacteriocin-like protein — protein MKNLKKINREAQKQIQGSGIIKRCTEHYQCPGGACCRNVCVLNPCAME, from the coding sequence ATGAAAAATTTAAAGAAAATCAACAGGGAAGCACAAAAACAAATTCAAGGCAGCGGAATTATTAAAAGATGTACGGAACATTATCAATGTCCGGGTGGAGCATGCTGCCGAAATGTATGTGTTCTCAATCCTTGTGCAATGGAATAA
- the mgtE gene encoding magnesium transporter, giving the protein MNSRDELIFNPADIAETLSELPADERLLAFLKVPKEYKAEVFSHLDPDFQEDTIRSIGSDEVSEILNAMTPDDRTALFEDFPDELIKYSINHLNPQERRIALKLLGYNSDSIARLMTPYYIQIRKEWSVKRCLQQIKKVGKRVETMNYLYVVDERNRLIDDLAIGTLLLEEEDTLVSDITDNHFVAITTTTSKEDAVTYFEKYDRGALPIITEAGVLVGIVTIDDILDQIEQQNTEDIQKFGGLEALDLPYTQTSWTEMIKKRATWLIILFVSEMLTASAMGYFDKEIEKAVVLALFVPLIISSGGNSGSQAATLIIRAMALQEINLKDWWYVMRKEIISGLCLGAILGLIGFIRIMLWQKVGLFDYGQYWVYVGLSVSVSLIAIVLWGTLSGSMIPFVLKKLKLDPATSSAPFVATLVDVTGLIIYFTVAGFFLTGKLL; this is encoded by the coding sequence TTGAATTCTAGAGACGAACTTATCTTCAACCCTGCCGATATTGCCGAAACTCTCAGCGAACTTCCAGCTGACGAGCGGCTGCTCGCATTCCTGAAGGTTCCGAAAGAGTACAAAGCAGAGGTTTTTTCTCATCTTGATCCGGATTTCCAGGAAGATACGATCAGAAGCATCGGAAGTGACGAGGTTTCAGAAATTCTGAACGCCATGACTCCTGATGACAGAACTGCCCTTTTTGAAGACTTTCCTGATGAACTGATTAAGTACTCCATCAATCATCTTAATCCACAGGAAAGGAGAATTGCCCTGAAGCTTCTGGGCTACAATTCTGATTCTATTGCCCGTCTGATGACGCCTTATTACATCCAGATCCGTAAGGAATGGAGCGTAAAACGATGTCTTCAACAGATCAAAAAGGTAGGAAAAAGAGTGGAAACCATGAACTACCTGTATGTAGTGGATGAAAGAAACCGCCTGATTGATGACCTTGCTATTGGTACATTATTATTAGAAGAGGAAGATACTTTGGTATCTGATATTACAGATAATCACTTTGTAGCGATTACTACCACAACATCAAAAGAAGATGCGGTAACCTATTTTGAAAAATATGACCGTGGTGCATTACCTATTATTACAGAAGCAGGAGTTTTAGTAGGAATTGTTACCATTGATGACATCCTTGACCAGATTGAACAACAAAATACCGAGGATATCCAGAAGTTCGGGGGATTGGAAGCATTAGATCTTCCCTATACTCAAACTTCCTGGACCGAAATGATTAAAAAAAGGGCAACCTGGTTAATCATCCTGTTTGTTTCTGAAATGCTGACTGCCTCTGCAATGGGATATTTCGATAAGGAAATTGAAAAAGCAGTAGTTCTTGCCTTATTTGTTCCTTTAATTATTTCCAGTGGAGGTAATTCAGGATCACAGGCTGCAACATTGATTATCCGTGCAATGGCCCTTCAGGAGATCAATCTTAAAGACTGGTGGTACGTTATGAGGAAGGAAATCATCTCCGGATTATGTCTGGGTGCTATTCTGGGACTTATCGGTTTTATCAGAATTATGCTGTGGCAGAAAGTTGGCCTTTTTGATTATGGCCAATATTGGGTATATGTAGGACTCAGTGTATCTGTTTCTTTGATTGCGATTGTGCTATGGGGAACTTTATCAGGTTCTATGATTCCGTTTGTTTTAAAGAAGCTAAAGCTAGACCCTGCAACATCTTCTGCTCCATTTGTAGCAACCTTAGTAGATGTTACCGGATTAATCATCTATTTTACAGTAGCTGGATTTTTCTTAACCGGAAAACTTTTGTAA
- a CDS encoding bacteriocin-like protein, giving the protein MKNLKKISRETAKQIKGAGLTRCTEHSQCIFGMCCKGVCMEYICFEE; this is encoded by the coding sequence ATGAAAAATTTAAAGAAAATCAGTAGAGAAACTGCAAAGCAAATTAAGGGAGCGGGTCTTACAAGATGTACAGAGCACTCACAATGTATCTTCGGAATGTGCTGCAAAGGGGTTTGTATGGAATATATCTGTTTTGAAGAATAA
- a CDS encoding bacteriocin-like protein: protein MKNLKKISRESAKQINGGAIARCSNTRPCTIGWCCEGVCSPYMCPILD, encoded by the coding sequence ATGAAAAATTTAAAGAAAATCAGTAGAGAATCAGCAAAGCAAATCAATGGAGGAGCTATTGCAAGATGCAGCAATACAAGACCATGCACAATAGGATGGTGTTGTGAGGGTGTTTGTAGTCCGTACATGTGTCCTATATTAGATTAG
- a CDS encoding DUF4260 domain-containing protein: MKTQLKLEYAAFLILGVFAFAQTEYSWWWFSALFLAPDLSMLGYTINNKIGAFCYNLFHHFGVAIIVYLLGITLSLPYLQMIGAILLSHSAFDRILGYGLKYPDSFQNTHLGKIGKNKE, from the coding sequence ATGAAAACTCAATTAAAACTTGAATACGCAGCCTTTTTAATCCTCGGAGTTTTCGCATTTGCCCAAACAGAATATTCCTGGTGGTGGTTTTCTGCTTTATTTCTTGCGCCTGATCTTTCTATGCTGGGTTATACTATCAATAATAAAATAGGTGCATTTTGTTATAATCTATTTCATCATTTTGGAGTAGCTATTATTGTTTATCTTCTCGGAATAACCTTATCACTACCCTATTTACAAATGATTGGAGCCATTTTGTTATCTCATTCAGCTTTTGATAGAATATTAGGATATGGATTGAAATATCCTGATAGTTTTCAGAATACGCATTTAGGTAAGATTGGGAAAAACAAAGAATAA
- a CDS encoding MFS transporter, whose amino-acid sequence MFYPAATFSYYPLFLGALFILGLGFTVLQITANAYVSLLGSEDSASSRLNMTQAFNAFGTTIAPVLGGHLIFELFSEPDGTFSAVATRIPYLIFAAILLLVGLLISRVKLPSFQMETEETVQGWGALKFNHLKFGVFAMFCYVGGEVAVGSFIISFLEETMKFNEAISKNYLSLYWGGAMIGRFLGAISLNHSISQAKKAIFMLGAAALVFLVIFSIVNLSFEQISFFLVFILLNFAAFFVGKAAPARTLSIFAAINVILLISTMVNHGEMAMYSVLGIGIFNSIMFSNIYTLAISGLGKYTSQGSSLVVMAILGGAIVPIFQGLLADQFGVQHSFIIPVFCYLIILIFGAYCTKYLGHVESAEAKSGH is encoded by the coding sequence CTGTTTTATCCGGCCGCAACATTCTCTTATTATCCTTTATTCCTCGGAGCATTATTTATTTTGGGATTAGGATTCACCGTGTTACAAATTACGGCCAATGCATACGTTTCTTTGCTTGGTTCAGAAGATTCTGCATCCAGCCGTTTAAATATGACCCAAGCTTTCAATGCTTTCGGAACAACGATTGCACCTGTCTTGGGAGGACATTTAATTTTCGAACTGTTTTCTGAGCCGGATGGAACCTTCAGTGCAGTTGCTACCAGAATACCTTATTTAATCTTCGCTGCCATTCTTTTATTGGTAGGGTTATTAATTTCAAGGGTAAAACTCCCTTCCTTTCAAATGGAAACAGAAGAAACCGTACAGGGTTGGGGTGCATTGAAATTCAACCACTTAAAATTCGGAGTTTTTGCGATGTTTTGCTACGTAGGTGGCGAAGTGGCGGTAGGAAGTTTCATTATCAGTTTCCTTGAAGAAACTATGAAATTCAATGAAGCGATCAGTAAAAATTACCTTTCCTTATATTGGGGTGGAGCAATGATCGGGCGTTTCTTAGGAGCAATTTCGTTAAATCATTCTATTAGCCAGGCTAAAAAAGCAATATTTATGCTGGGTGCCGCAGCGTTAGTATTCCTTGTGATCTTCAGTATTGTAAACCTTAGCTTTGAGCAAATCAGCTTCTTCTTAGTATTTATATTACTCAATTTTGCTGCATTTTTTGTGGGCAAAGCTGCCCCGGCAAGAACCCTTTCCATCTTTGCGGCTATCAATGTCATTTTATTGATCTCTACCATGGTTAACCACGGCGAAATGGCGATGTACAGTGTTTTAGGAATCGGAATTTTTAATTCTATTATGTTCTCAAACATTTATACTCTGGCAATTTCAGGATTAGGAAAGTATACAAGTCAAGGTTCATCCTTAGTTGTTATGGCGATTTTGGGCGGAGCAATTGTTCCTATTTTCCAGGGACTTTTAGCAGATCAGTTTGGAGTACAGCATTCATTTATCATTCCTGTTTTCTGCTATCTGATCATTCTAATTTTCGGAGCCTACTGCACAAAATACCTTGGGCACGTAGAAAGCGCTGAAGCGAAATCAGGACATTAA
- a CDS encoding polyribonucleotide nucleotidyltransferase, with amino-acid sequence MSIPQAFTETITLVDGREITIETGKLAKQADGSVVVKCGGTMLLATVVANKEANPGVDFLPLTVDYREKFYAGGRIPGNFFRREAKPSDDEVLTMRLVDRVLRPLFPEDFHAEVQVMISLISYDKEVMPEALAGLAASAAIAITDIPFNGPMSEARVVRIDGQLAVNPSYENLLKSDIDIMVGATKDSIVMVEGEMKEISEQEMLEAINFAHAEIKKQIEAQERLAEKVGKAFPKREYSHEDHDEEIREKVWKECYDKVYEVAKTPSNKEERGDKFKAIREEFLAQYAENEEELARVTPFVKVYYHDVEKEAMRQMILEDNIRLDGRDPQTIRPIWSEIDYLPGAHGSAIFTRGETQSLTAVTLGSVKDANMIDSVITQHDERFFLHYNFPPFSTGEARPLRGTSRREVGHGNLAQRALTAVIPAENPYTIRIVSDILESNGSSSMATVCAGTLALMDAGVQITKPVSGIAMGLITDTKSGKFTVLSDILGDEDHLGDMDFKVTGTADGITACQMDIKIQGLSMDIMEKALMQAKDGRLHILNKITETIAAPRTDVKPHAPKMVVMEIAKDFIGAVIGPGGKIIQQLQKDTDTVIAIEEIGEIGRIEIAGTDREKINAAIAKINEITFVPVVGEVYKGKVVKVMDFGAFVAIAKGTEGLLHISEIEWARLDKVPYAEGDEVEVKFMGYDDRKKMKLSRKVLLPRPPRPERPEGQGRPEGQGRPDGQRRPDGQRRPEGQRPQAEKPAEDQTPSTEA; translated from the coding sequence ATGAGTATACCTCAAGCGTTTACAGAAACGATTACCCTTGTAGACGGAAGGGAAATCACTATTGAAACGGGAAAGCTGGCTAAGCAGGCTGACGGATCTGTAGTGGTGAAATGTGGTGGAACAATGCTATTAGCAACTGTTGTAGCCAACAAAGAAGCAAATCCTGGTGTAGACTTTTTACCATTAACAGTAGATTATAGAGAAAAGTTTTATGCAGGTGGAAGAATTCCTGGAAATTTCTTCCGTAGAGAAGCAAAACCATCTGATGATGAAGTGCTTACAATGAGATTGGTGGACAGAGTATTGCGTCCTCTTTTCCCTGAAGATTTCCACGCGGAAGTACAGGTGATGATCTCATTAATTTCTTACGATAAAGAAGTAATGCCTGAAGCTTTAGCAGGTTTGGCAGCTTCTGCAGCTATTGCAATTACAGATATTCCTTTCAACGGACCAATGTCTGAAGCAAGAGTAGTAAGAATTGACGGACAATTAGCCGTTAACCCAAGCTATGAAAACCTATTAAAATCTGATATCGATATTATGGTGGGAGCTACAAAAGACTCCATCGTAATGGTAGAAGGTGAAATGAAAGAGATTTCTGAGCAGGAAATGCTTGAAGCTATCAATTTCGCTCATGCAGAGATCAAAAAGCAGATCGAAGCTCAGGAAAGATTAGCTGAAAAAGTAGGAAAAGCTTTCCCTAAGAGAGAATACAGCCACGAAGACCACGATGAGGAAATTCGTGAAAAAGTATGGAAAGAGTGCTATGACAAAGTATATGAAGTAGCAAAGACTCCATCTAATAAAGAAGAAAGAGGAGATAAATTCAAAGCAATTCGTGAAGAATTCTTAGCACAGTATGCTGAAAACGAAGAAGAATTGGCAAGAGTAACTCCTTTCGTTAAAGTATATTACCATGACGTAGAGAAAGAAGCTATGCGTCAGATGATCCTTGAAGACAATATCCGTCTAGATGGTCGTGATCCGCAAACGATCCGTCCGATCTGGTCAGAAATCGATTACCTTCCGGGAGCTCACGGTTCAGCAATCTTCACCAGAGGAGAGACTCAGTCTTTAACTGCTGTAACTTTAGGTTCTGTAAAGGATGCCAACATGATCGACAGCGTAATTACGCAGCACGACGAAAGATTCTTCCTACACTATAACTTCCCTCCATTCTCTACAGGTGAAGCAAGACCTTTAAGAGGAACTTCAAGAAGAGAAGTAGGACACGGAAACTTAGCACAGAGAGCTTTAACAGCTGTTATTCCAGCAGAAAATCCATACACCATCAGAATCGTTTCTGACATCCTTGAATCTAACGGTTCATCTTCAATGGCAACTGTTTGTGCAGGAACATTAGCACTAATGGATGCGGGGGTTCAGATTACAAAACCGGTTTCTGGTATTGCAATGGGATTAATTACTGATACAAAGTCAGGTAAATTCACTGTACTTTCTGATATCTTGGGAGACGAAGATCACCTTGGAGATATGGACTTTAAAGTAACAGGTACTGCAGATGGTATCACTGCTTGTCAGATGGATATCAAAATTCAAGGACTTTCTATGGATATCATGGAGAAAGCTTTGATGCAGGCTAAAGACGGAAGATTACACATCCTAAATAAAATCACTGAAACAATTGCTGCACCTAGAACAGACGTGAAACCTCACGCACCGAAGATGGTAGTAATGGAGATCGCTAAAGACTTCATTGGTGCTGTTATAGGACCTGGTGGAAAAATTATCCAACAATTACAAAAAGATACTGATACGGTTATTGCGATTGAAGAAATCGGAGAAATCGGACGTATCGAAATTGCAGGAACAGACAGAGAGAAAATCAATGCTGCTATTGCGAAGATCAATGAAATTACTTTCGTACCGGTTGTAGGTGAAGTTTACAAAGGTAAAGTAGTGAAAGTAATGGACTTCGGAGCTTTCGTTGCTATTGCTAAAGGAACAGAAGGTCTTCTTCACATTTCTGAAATTGAATGGGCTCGTTTAGACAAAGTTCCTTATGCTGAAGGTGATGAAGTAGAAGTTAAATTTATGGGTTACGATGATCGTAAGAAAATGAAGCTTTCACGTAAAGTTCTTTTACCAAGACCTCCAAGACCTGAAAGACCAGAAGGACAAGGGAGACCAGAAGGTCAAGGTAGACCAGACGGACAAAGAAGACCGGATGGGCAGAGAAGACCAGAAGGACAAAGACCACAAGCTGAAAAACCAGCTGAAGATCAGACTCCTTCTACTGAAGCTTAA
- a CDS encoding pyruvate decarboxylase yields the protein MRKFIFFTAVTTFLFIGFTSVKAQKNADDKIKKVLYFNPEVEPDIDEIKEPTNNAFFDVVSDNFSSRRNKMLRAEVQVSYDSIDKQTILDYCSNNDADFAIVSKVRYFKVGFGKYVFSNQVVVSMKLFGADGNLVTETDHDTYRKNMRLLGSTVNSVKIGTEGAIKGIIKKLRKLKPTEAEL from the coding sequence ATGAGAAAATTTATATTCTTTACAGCAGTTACTACTTTTTTATTCATTGGCTTTACCTCAGTAAAGGCACAGAAAAATGCTGATGACAAAATAAAGAAAGTTCTATACTTCAATCCTGAGGTAGAGCCTGATATTGATGAAATAAAAGAGCCTACCAATAACGCCTTCTTTGATGTTGTCTCTGATAACTTCAGCAGCAGAAGAAATAAAATGCTGCGTGCAGAAGTTCAGGTTTCCTACGACAGTATAGATAAGCAAACCATTTTAGATTACTGCTCAAATAACGATGCTGATTTTGCCATTGTATCCAAAGTCCGTTACTTCAAAGTTGGCTTTGGAAAATATGTGTTCTCTAATCAGGTGGTAGTAAGCATGAAACTTTTTGGGGCCGATGGAAATCTTGTGACAGAAACAGATCATGACACTTATCGTAAAAACATGCGTCTTCTAGGCTCTACAGTTAATTCGGTGAAAATTGGTACAGAAGGCGCCATCAAAGGTATTATTAAAAAACTAAGAAAACTTAAGCCCACAGAGGCAGAACTATAA
- a CDS encoding bacteriocin-like protein, which produces MKNLKKISRESAKQINGGKIDKCSDINPCSVGWCCNGICSPFICLEY; this is translated from the coding sequence ATGAAAAATTTAAAGAAAATCAGTAGAGAATCAGCAAAGCAAATTAATGGCGGGAAGATTGACAAATGCAGTGACATCAATCCATGTTCTGTGGGATGGTGCTGCAATGGAATCTGTTCACCGTTCATTTGTCTGGAGTACTAA
- a CDS encoding ABC transporter substrate-binding protein, translating to MKIVSLVPSITEALFDLGLTENEIIGRTKFCIHPEERVKNVPVIGGTKNINIDKIKALQPDLILANKEENIKEQVEALMDDFKVTVTNVETIEDNYYLLKNLGKLFGKEERAQLFNLKIYEILNQTKLDSPVKAAYLIWKNPYMTVGSDTFIHKILTEIGFENIFKDKTRYPEITPEDLEKADVIMLSSEPFPFKEKHIEELRAFYPDKKIMIVDGEAFSWYGTHIAKCENYFKELLAEIQMMQQRINSKH from the coding sequence ATGAAAATCGTTTCACTTGTACCCTCTATTACAGAGGCATTATTCGACTTAGGCCTTACTGAAAATGAAATTATCGGGCGAACAAAATTCTGTATCCATCCCGAAGAAAGAGTAAAAAATGTTCCGGTTATTGGTGGAACAAAAAATATAAATATTGATAAAATCAAAGCTCTTCAACCTGACCTGATTCTTGCCAATAAAGAGGAAAACATTAAAGAACAGGTGGAAGCCTTAATGGATGACTTCAAGGTTACGGTAACCAATGTGGAAACCATTGAAGACAATTATTACCTGCTTAAAAACCTGGGAAAGCTTTTTGGAAAAGAAGAAAGAGCGCAGCTTTTCAATCTGAAAATCTACGAAATCCTCAATCAAACTAAACTTGACTCTCCGGTAAAAGCAGCTTACCTCATCTGGAAAAATCCGTATATGACTGTAGGTTCAGATACATTTATCCATAAAATACTGACTGAAATAGGTTTTGAAAATATTTTCAAAGATAAAACCCGATATCCGGAGATTACCCCTGAAGATCTGGAAAAAGCGGATGTGATCATGCTGTCTTCCGAACCCTTTCCATTTAAAGAAAAACATATTGAAGAACTACGGGCTTTTTATCCCGATAAAAAAATCATGATTGTAGATGGAGAGGCATTTTCCTGGTATGGAACGCATATTGCAAAATGTGAAAATTATTTTAAAGAACTGCTGGCTGAAATTCAAATGATGCAGCAAAGGATAAACTCTAAACATTAA
- the rpsO gene encoding 30S ribosomal protein S15 codes for MYLTTDKKQEIFAQHGKSAQDTGSAEGQIALFTFRINHLSQHLKANRHDFNTERSLVKLVGKRKSLLDYLKKKDIARYRAIIAALGLRK; via the coding sequence ATGTACTTAACAACAGACAAAAAGCAGGAAATTTTCGCACAACACGGGAAATCTGCACAGGACACAGGAAGCGCAGAAGGACAAATCGCTCTTTTCACTTTCAGAATTAATCACTTATCTCAGCACTTAAAGGCTAACCGTCACGATTTCAACACAGAGAGATCTCTAGTGAAATTAGTAGGTAAGAGAAAAAGTTTACTAGATTACCTTAAGAAAAAAGATATCGCAAGATATAGAGCAATTATTGCTGCATTAGGACTAAGAAAATAA